The Candidatus Binatia bacterium genomic interval TTCCTGCAGCCGCAGTGGCAGGCGAACGATCCGACGAATGCCACCCTCGTCCAGCTCGGCAACAGTGACACGAACCCAAGTGGCTTCGCGATCACCAAAGACGGTCAGTCGCTCCACTTCACATTCGCCGATAACAGCGGAGCGGCGCCGTTGGACGCCAGCATCGCCATCGACGGCTGGAAGCCAGGCGAGCAGCACCTAGTGACGGCGTCGTGGGGGCAGAGCCAAGACGGCGGGCACAGCGTCGCGTCCTTTTACGTCGACGGCCAACTTGTCGGCCAGCAACAGTACAACGGTCAGTTTCAGATCGGGCAGGGCGTGCCGCTCAACATCGGCTCTGGCTACGGGAACCCCGCCCAAACCGTCCCGGGCGTGCTCAACAATTTCAAGGTCTACAACCAAGCGCCTCCACCGTAGCAACTCGGCCAGGCAGCAACGACAGGGAGTCTGACGAAGTGACGCCTGTCAGACAGGTCGCCTATCCGCAGCTTTGCCCACCGGCGCGGGCCGGTGAGCGGGGTGCTCGGCAATGCGGTACGCATCGCACAACTCGCAGTTCGCAACTCGTCGAGGGAGCGCGGATCTCTCAGCATCAAGTGCAAACCGCAACTCAACCTTCGCTAGGCGGGCACCATGAATCAGCAGACAACAATGACTAGTGTGTCACCGGCGAGCAACGCTTCGCGAGCGAGCCTGAATGGCCCACGACTGACAGGCCTGACTCGGTTCATGCTTCTTGCCGCGGCCCTCGTAATGCCCTTGGGGCAGCGCGCGTTCGGTGTGGTAAATACCTTCAATAGTAGCGGCACCTTTACGGTCCCAATCGGGACGAGCTCGATCCAAGTCGAGGCCTGGGGTGGTGGTGGCGGCGGCGGCAACCCTGGTGCTGGTGATGCTGGTGGTGGTGGTGGTGGTGGTTCGTACTGCACGAGAACGTTCAGTGTCACTGCGGGCCAGGCGTATGTGGTCACGATTGGAGCGGGCGGTGGGCGTGGTGGGGTTGGTGGAACGTCGACGGTCACACTTGTATCAACGTTCGTGAGCGCCACCGGTGGGGGTGGCGGCGTCGACGGCGGCGCGGTGGGCGGCACCACAACATCCTGCACTACCAACAGTGGTACGGGCTTCGCCGGCGGCCATGGCGGCGCGCGTCAGGATAAGGACCACGCTGGTGGAGGGGGTGGAGGCTCCGCCACCTCATCGGCGACTGGTGGGAACGGTAGCGCCGGCGCTAGCGGTGTGGGCGGCGCTGGAGGCACAGGACAGGGCAGTGGCGGCGCCGGCGGGAATACCGGCGCAGCGGGTGCTGCGGGAAACGCACCCGGTGGTGCTGGCGGCGGCGCAGGCCATGGATCCACAGCCGGTTCCGGCGCCGGCGGGCGCGTGGTCATTACCTACTCGGTCTGTGGTAACGGATCTGTGGAGAGCGGCGAGCAGTGCGACGATGGTGCCAATAACGGCACCATCAATTCCTGCTGCACGACCTCCTGCACGTTCCAGTCGGCTGTTACGGCCTGCGCGAGTGACGGCAACCAATGCCACAACGCGTTGTGCGCTAGTACGAGCGATACCTGTACGCATCCGAATTTGCCCAACAACACTAGCTGTAACGACGGCACGGCCTGCACGACCAACGACGTGTGTCAGGCCGGCACGTGCGCCGGCACCGCCCTGGTGTGTACGGCCTCAGACCAGTGCCACGTCGCCGGCACGTGCGACACCGGCACCGGCCAGTGCTCGAACCCGGCGAAGCCCGACAACACGGCGTGTAACGACGGCACCGCCTGCACGACCAACGACGTGTGCACCACCGGCACGTGCGCCGGCACGCCATTGGTATGTACGGCCTCGGATCAGTGTCACGTCGCCGGCACGTGCGACACCGGCACCGGCCAGTGCTCGAACCCGCCGGCGGCCGACAACACGCCGTGTAACGACGGCAATGCCTGCACCACGGGCGATGCGTGTCAGGCGGGCGCCTGCGTCTCCGGCACTGTGGATCCGTTGTGCATCGGCTGCACGACCAACGCCGACTGCACGGCGCTCGACCAGTGTCACCTCGCCGGCACGTGTCAGGCGGACGGCACCTGCTCGAACCCGCCGGCGGCCGACAACACGCCGTGCAGCGACGGCACCGCCTGCACGACCAACGACGTGTGCACCGCCGGCACGTGCGCCGGCACGCCATTGGTATGTACGGCCTCGGATCAGTGTCACGTCGCCGGCACCTGCGACACCGGCACCGGCCAGTGCTCGAACCCGCCGGCACCCAACGGCACGCTGTGCCAAGCACCGAGGATCATCGGTGGTGCCACCGGCGGCTCGACCGTGATCACGGTAAGCGGCGTGGGCGGACCCGGCTGCGTGCCGGGGCCCATCCAGGTGTTCGACTGTGGGCCGGACCGTCTCTGCCACGATTTTCCTGATGACTTCCCGTTGCCGGTCCTCTCGGC includes:
- a CDS encoding LamG-like jellyroll fold domain-containing protein, whose product is FLQPQWQANDPTNATLVQLGNSDTNPSGFAITKDGQSLHFTFADNSGAAPLDASIAIDGWKPGEQHLVTASWGQSQDGGHSVASFYVDGQLVGQQQYNGQFQIGQGVPLNIGSGYGNPAQTVPGVLNNFKVYNQAPPP